One Streptomyces sp. CG4 genomic window, TGCCGCTTCGAGCGACGACAAACCGCCGTCCCCGCGGAAGAGCGGCAAGCAGCCTTTCGTGCCAGGTCCCTGCATCGTGACGAAGATGGACCCGCAGCTACCGGCCGGAAGCCCACTGTGGGACGGACACAGTCCTGGTGACGGAGCCGTCTACACCCGGATATGCCCCTTGGCGCAGGCTGCTGCCGGCGCCGTGGGTCTCATGGGACCCTCGCAGACGTTCTGGTCCGCTACCGCACCGGTGGCCACGGTTGATCCCGCCCAGCTCGCGCAGCAGGCCCTGGACAAAATGACGCTCCTGGGGCCGGACATCGCCAACCCGGCCGCGAACGGCAAGTACCTCATCGGCATGCCGATGTGGATGTGGGTGCACGAGAGCACCACCACCTACGGGCCGAATTCCGCGAGTGCCTCGGCCGGCGGCGTGACGGTGACCGCGGTCGCCAAGGTCTCACGCATTGACTGGAAGATGGGCGACGGCTCAGCGGTCACGTGCAACGGCCCAGGCACGGCGTACAGCGCTTCGTACGGCAAGCAGGAGTCTCCAACCTGTGGCCATACCTACAGCAGCACCTCAGCCACCCAGGCGGGCGGAAAGTACACCGTAGCCGCCATAGCCACGTGGACGGTGAACTGGCACGTGAACGGTGGCGGCGAGACAGGCCAACTGACGGCGATCAGACAGTCGCAGCAACAGGTAGCGATCGGCGAGGCACAGGTCGTCAGGTAGAGCCGCCGGAAGGACAGAACGGTGAGCAAGACCCAAGAACGTGTAGACATAGCCCCGCGTGGAGTCCCCCAGCAGGGGCGTGCGGCTGGCCCGGTGGCTCCCCCGCGGGTGTCGGCCCGTAGGCGTCGGCCAGGCGTGATCGCGCTGTCGCTGGCGCTGATCGCCGCTGGAGGGGCTGGCGTTGCCGTCCTGCTGGTCCAGGTCGGCAACCGCACTGATGTGGTGACCGTTGTCCGTGACGTCCAGGTGGGCCAGGTCCTCACCGAGAACGACCTGGGCAAGGCTTCCGTCGCCCTGGACCCTACGGTCAAGGCCGTGCGCGGCACAGATCTGAAGTCGGTGGTGGGCAAGCGTGCCGCTGTGGAGCTCAAGCCGGGTTCTCTCCTGGCTACGTCTCAGGTGACGAAGGACTCGTTGGTGAAGGCTGGGGAGCAATTGGTGCCGATCGGGCTCAAGCCCGAACAGGTACCGGCCACCACGCTGATGCCGGGTCAGAAGGTGGAGCTGGTCCACGTGCCCGCGCAGGGCGCCACAGACAACACCGGCAAGACGTCCAGTGCCACGCCCGAGACTATCGACGGACGGGTGGTGAAGGCGTCCGATGCCGCCCCTGGCACGGGGATCGTCGTCGTCGACGTCGCCACCTCCAGCGCGGACGGGCCGACGGCCGCCGCGTGGGTGTCGGCGGGCACGCTGCGCCTGGTCCTCGCCGCCCCGGACGGCAACTGATGGCTGTGATCGCGCTGGCCGGGTGCAGCGGTGCGCCCGGAGTGACTACGAGCGCGTTGGCCTTGCTGCTGTCGTGGCCGCTGGAGCCGGGCCGGCGGATGATCCTGGCGGAGTGCGACCCGGACGGTGGCGCTGTGCTGCATGGGCTGCTGCAGGGCAGCCTCGGTGACCGGTACGGGCTGCGGAACCTGTCGGTCGCGGCCCGTCAGGGCGAGTTCAGCGAGTCGTTCTGGCGTCAGCTGATCGACCTGGGCGGCGAGGACGGCGAGCAGTCGCCGCACGACCGGCTGCTGCTGCCGGGCATCACCGACCCCGCGCAGGCAGCGAGTCTGAGCTCGGTGTGGAAGGGCCTGGCCCAGATGTTCCGGGGCATCGAGGCCGAGCACGGACACGATGTCCTGATCGACCTGGGCCGGCGCGGAGCCACGGGCTGCTCCGGGGTGCTGGCGGAGCAGGCGGATGCCGTGTTCGTGGTGGTGCGTAACACCCTGCGCTGCCTCCAAGCCGCCCAGGCCCGGGTCAAGATGCTCGAGGACAGCGTCGGTGACGTCGGGCTGATCCTGATCGACGAAGGCCCCTATCCCGCAGGCGAAGTACAGCGGGTCCTCCAGGTGCCGGTAGTCGCCACCTTGCCGTATGTGCCGAAAGACGCCCGCGTGCTGTCCGACGGTAACGAACAGCCACGCCGCTTCACCCGGTCGGATCTGATGAAGGCCGCCCGCACCAGCACCAATCTGCTGCTCCAACGGGCTGCCCTACGTCGCTCCCGTCTCGATCCGCGCGCCGCTTTCGCCGCGGGGAGGTGACCATGCGCGCCAGGCCTCTGCACCCCGATCCCAGCGTGCCCCCGCCGCCCCGCCAGCCCTCGCAGCCCCACTCGGCGCGTCCCGCCACCTCCAGCACCCAGGTCCTCGGCACTCAGGTCCCGCAGGTGATGGTCGACTACAAAGTGGCCCGGCACATCGCGGCCCAGGTCGCCAAGCAGCGCGAGGAGTTGCTGAAGACTTCCCCGGACATGGACCGGGCCAGCGAGGAACAGCGCTGCCTGGACTGGATCAACGAGGCGGTCGCGCTGTGGTCGGACGCGAACGCGATGACGCCGCACGAGGACGAAGTCCTGCGGCGTGCCGTCTACGACCTGCTGTTCCGGGCCGGCCGCCTACAGCCGTACCTGGACGATGAACGGGTCGAGGACATCATCATCCAGGGCCCCGACGAGGTGTGGCTCGACTACGGCGACGGCGAACGCCGCATGGTCGGGGCGATCGCGGACTCCGAGGAGGAACTCCTCGAACTGCTGCGGGAGTTGGCCCGCGACTCCGGGCACAACGAGCGGACCATCTCCACCGCGAACCCCACTTTGGCCCTGTCCTTGAAGGATGGTTCCCGTCTGCAGGCGATCACCGGGCTCGGGCCGAAGACCTATGCCGTGATCCGCCGGCACCGGGTCTCCCACGCCGGACTCGACGACCTCGTCCGGCTCGGCACGATCGACCCGATCCTGCGCGAGTTCCTCGGCGCCTGCGTCCGCGCCGAGAAGAACATCATGATCGCGGGAAAGCAGAAAGCAGGAAAGACCACACTGCTGCGGGCGATGCTCAAGGAGTTCGACCCCGAGGTCCGCTTCGCCACCGTCCAGACCGAGAACGAATTGTTCTGTCATGCCAACGGCTACCACCGACAGGTGGTCTCCCTGCTGAGCCGTGAGTCCAACGGGGAGAAGGACGTCACTGGCCGTAGCGCCGGTGAGGTCACGCTCTTGGACCTGATGCACCCGGCGCTGCGGATGTCGCTGGAGCGGATCGTGGTCGGCGAGGTCCGCGGCCCGGAAGTCGTCGCCATGATGCAGGCGCTGACGAACGGGTCGGGTGGCAACCTGTGTACGATCCACGCGCGGCGTCCGGACATCGTCTTCGACCGGATCGCCGAGCTGTACGCGCTCGCCCAGGCCAACCTCTCCGAGCAACTCGCCTACCGGCAGACCGCCAACGGCCTCGACATGATCGTGTACGTCGACATGACGGACGAGACGCAGATCGGCGGCCGCCGCCACCGCTACGTCTCCCACGTCCTGGAGCTCACCGGGATCGGCGAGAGCGGCCGCCCGGCCACCAACACCATCTTCTCCCCCGGCACCGAATGGGGAGAACTGCGGGCGGTACCGCGGATGGACCCGGGCTGCATCGACGATCTGCGCCGGGTCGGCTTCGAGTCGTCTCTGCTGCAGCAGACGTACGAGGCGTGGTCGGCGCCGCTGCCGTTGAAGGTGGGGGTGAGCCGATGACGCTGCTGTTTGGGCTGTTGTGCGGCATGGCCGTGGTCGGCGGGCTGATCGGTGTCGTGACAGGTGCCGTGGGCACCACGGCACCGCGTAGGGCTCCGCTGTGGCGTAGGTGGCAGGCCCTGCGCAGCGGAGGCGAGCTGGGTGAAGAGGCCCGGCTGCGCCGGCGGGCCCTCACGATCGCGGCGGTCGTGGTGTTCGTCGTCGTCTGGCTGGTCTCCGGGAACTTCGTGGGCGGGGCGCTGCTCGGTACGGCCGTGGTCGGTGTGCCCTGGCTGATCAATCCGGCGCTGATCGCTCAGGAGCGCATCGGCCAGCTGGAGGCCCTGAGCGAGTGGACGCAGCGTCTGGCCGGCCTGCTCCGCCTCGGCATGGGCCTGGAACAGGCGATGATCACCAGCCGTAAAGGTGCGCCCGATGAACTCGCCGAGCAGATCGTGAACCTGTCCGACCGGCTGCGTCTGGGCTGGCGGCCAGAGACAGCGCTGAGGACGTTCGCCGACGAACTGAACGACGTCACCGCCGACAAGGTGGTCGCGGCGCTCATCTTGTCGGTCAACGACCGTGGCCCGGGCCTGGCTCAGGCACTGGAGGACCTCGCGGGCACCGTGCGCGATGAGGTCGCGCGGAAGCGGTCCATCGAGGCGGACCGTGCGAAGCCGCGCACCACGGTGCGGTGGATGACCATCATCACCGTGGGCGTGGTGGTCGCCGGGTTCTTCGTGCCGTCCTACACCAGGCCGTACTCGACCTTGCTCGGCCAGCTTGTGCTGGCCCTGCTGACGGTGGGATTCGTCGGCGTGCTCGCCCTGATGCGGCAGTTGGGCTTGTTCCGCCGCATCCCGCGGTTCCTGATCGCCGACCCGGTCAGCACCGTCCGGCTCCCCGCACCCGTAGCGGACGCCGCCCCTCTTCCTGCGGCGCGGGAGACGGAAGGAGTCCCCTCGTGAACCTGCTCCCCATCGTCCTGTCCGGCGGCACGGTCGGCGCCGGCCTCGCGCTGCTGGTCCGGGAAATGCTGCGGCCCCAGCCCGCGCTTGGGCCGGCGCTCGCGCGCAGCGCCCCGGCCGCCTTGACCATGCCCGAGCCGGAGCTGGACCGTGACGAGCGGTGGGGGCGATGGCTGCAGGCCCGCCTGGAGCGCCTGCCCGGGGTCCGGGTCCCCACGACCAACCTGGCGCTGCTCGGGCAGGGGCCGGGGGTGTTCATGCTGAAGAAGTCCGCACTGGCCGGTCTCGGTCTGCTCTGCCCCTCCCTCGCCTCCATCCCGTGGATCATCGCCGGGGTCAGCCTGCCCTTCTACGTGCCGGCCGGCGTCGGCCTCATCATCGCGGTCCTGCTGTTCATCACGCCCGACCTCGCGGTGCGGGACCAGGCCAAGCGTGCGCGGGAGGAGTTCGCGCACGCCCTGTCCGCCTACATCGATCTCGTTGCCCTCAAGCGGGCCGCCGACGTCGCGCCCGCCGAGGCGCTGGAGAAGGCCACCGAGGTCGGCCGCGGCTGGCCGTTCCTCTATCTGCAAGGGGCACTGCGCCGGGCCCGGCTGGAGAAGATCCCGCCGTACCAGGCGCTCACGGAATTGGCTGTCGAGTACGAACTGCCCGTGCTGGACGATGTCGCCGACATCATGCGCGGCTCGGCCACCGACGGCACCGCCGTCTACAAGGCGCTGCGGGCCCGCACCGCCGCGCTTAATGCGGAGTTGCTGGCCGATCAGGCCGCCGA contains:
- a CDS encoding SAF domain-containing protein, with product MIALSLALIAAGGAGVAVLLVQVGNRTDVVTVVRDVQVGQVLTENDLGKASVALDPTVKAVRGTDLKSVVGKRAAVELKPGSLLATSQVTKDSLVKAGEQLVPIGLKPEQVPATTLMPGQKVELVHVPAQGATDNTGKTSSATPETIDGRVVKASDAAPGTGIVVVDVATSSADGPTAAAWVSAGTLRLVLAAPDGN
- a CDS encoding ATP/GTP-binding protein; the encoded protein is MDPQLPAGSPLWDGHSPGDGAVYTRICPLAQAAAGAVGLMGPSQTFWSATAPVATVDPAQLAQQALDKMTLLGPDIANPAANGKYLIGMPMWMWVHESTTTYGPNSASASAGGVTVTAVAKVSRIDWKMGDGSAVTCNGPGTAYSASYGKQESPTCGHTYSSTSATQAGGKYTVAAIATWTVNWHVNGGGETGQLTAIRQSQQQVAIGEAQVVR
- a CDS encoding CpaF family protein, which encodes MRARPLHPDPSVPPPPRQPSQPHSARPATSSTQVLGTQVPQVMVDYKVARHIAAQVAKQREELLKTSPDMDRASEEQRCLDWINEAVALWSDANAMTPHEDEVLRRAVYDLLFRAGRLQPYLDDERVEDIIIQGPDEVWLDYGDGERRMVGAIADSEEELLELLRELARDSGHNERTISTANPTLALSLKDGSRLQAITGLGPKTYAVIRRHRVSHAGLDDLVRLGTIDPILREFLGACVRAEKNIMIAGKQKAGKTTLLRAMLKEFDPEVRFATVQTENELFCHANGYHRQVVSLLSRESNGEKDVTGRSAGEVTLLDLMHPALRMSLERIVVGEVRGPEVVAMMQALTNGSGGNLCTIHARRPDIVFDRIAELYALAQANLSEQLAYRQTANGLDMIVYVDMTDETQIGGRRHRYVSHVLELTGIGESGRPATNTIFSPGTEWGELRAVPRMDPGCIDDLRRVGFESSLLQQTYEAWSAPLPLKVGVSR
- a CDS encoding type II secretion system F family protein translates to MTLLFGLLCGMAVVGGLIGVVTGAVGTTAPRRAPLWRRWQALRSGGELGEEARLRRRALTIAAVVVFVVVWLVSGNFVGGALLGTAVVGVPWLINPALIAQERIGQLEALSEWTQRLAGLLRLGMGLEQAMITSRKGAPDELAEQIVNLSDRLRLGWRPETALRTFADELNDVTADKVVAALILSVNDRGPGLAQALEDLAGTVRDEVARKRSIEADRAKPRTTVRWMTIITVGVVVAGFFVPSYTRPYSTLLGQLVLALLTVGFVGVLALMRQLGLFRRIPRFLIADPVSTVRLPAPVADAAPLPAARETEGVPS
- a CDS encoding type II secretion system F family protein, producing the protein MNLLPIVLSGGTVGAGLALLVREMLRPQPALGPALARSAPAALTMPEPELDRDERWGRWLQARLERLPGVRVPTTNLALLGQGPGVFMLKKSALAGLGLLCPSLASIPWIIAGVSLPFYVPAGVGLIIAVLLFITPDLAVRDQAKRAREEFAHALSAYIDLVALKRAADVAPAEALEKATEVGRGWPFLYLQGALRRARLEKIPPYQALTELAVEYELPVLDDVADIMRGSATDGTAVYKALRARTAALNAELLADQAAEANAASEKMTAPGALLAVLVMLLMAFPAVIRILTV